The Sphingobium aromaticiconvertens genome has a segment encoding these proteins:
- a CDS encoding LLM class flavin-dependent oxidoreductase: MAMETGLIFHPYMRPGRTAKQTFEWGVQNSVACDKAGFTSMMISEHASQIWENIPNPELIMAAAALQTSQIRFAPMAHILPHQHPAKLAVMIGWLSQILEGRYFLGIGAGAYPQASYMHGIKDAEPQMLNEMVRESLTIMEKIWKREPFFYEGKFWDAGFPEEAPAETEDDEQHLLANFAPYNGALPEIAVTGFSANSPSMKLAGERNFKPVSIFSGLDALKRHWEIYSEANIKAGFTPDRQRHAVSQTVFCADTDAEAKRLVMEGPIGYCFNKYLIPIWHRFGMMDGFAKDAGIDPADADLEFLVDNVFVVGSPDTVVDKLNTLFEGCGGWGTLQVESHDYYDDPSPWWNSLELIAKEVAPRVKLPGAKAAVAENIAA, encoded by the coding sequence ATGGCGATGGAAACCGGCCTCATCTTCCACCCCTATATGCGCCCCGGACGCACGGCGAAGCAAACGTTCGAATGGGGTGTCCAGAACTCCGTGGCCTGCGACAAGGCGGGCTTCACATCCATGATGATCTCCGAACATGCGTCGCAGATCTGGGAGAACATCCCTAACCCCGAGTTGATCATGGCCGCGGCCGCGTTGCAGACCAGCCAGATCCGGTTCGCGCCGATGGCGCACATCCTGCCACATCAGCATCCGGCGAAGCTGGCGGTGATGATCGGTTGGCTTTCGCAAATCCTGGAAGGGCGTTATTTCCTGGGTATCGGCGCCGGCGCCTATCCGCAGGCATCCTATATGCACGGCATCAAAGATGCAGAGCCGCAGATGCTGAACGAGATGGTCCGCGAATCCTTGACCATCATGGAAAAGATCTGGAAGCGCGAGCCCTTCTTTTATGAAGGTAAATTCTGGGATGCAGGCTTTCCCGAAGAAGCGCCTGCCGAGACCGAGGACGATGAGCAGCACCTGCTCGCGAATTTCGCACCTTATAACGGCGCATTGCCGGAAATCGCGGTCACCGGCTTCAGCGCCAACTCCCCGTCGATGAAGCTTGCGGGCGAGCGCAATTTCAAGCCGGTCTCGATCTTCTCGGGTCTGGACGCGCTAAAGCGTCACTGGGAAATCTATTCGGAGGCCAATATCAAGGCGGGCTTCACGCCAGACCGTCAGCGCCATGCCGTGTCGCAGACGGTGTTCTGCGCCGACACCGACGCGGAAGCCAAGCGCCTGGTCATGGAAGGGCCGATCGGTTACTGCTTCAACAAATATCTGATCCCGATCTGGCATCGGTTCGGCATGATGGACGGCTTCGCCAAGGACGCGGGCATCGATCCGGCCGACGCGGATCTGGAATTCCTGGTCGACAACGTCTTCGTCGTTGGTTCGCCTGATACCGTGGTCGACAAGCTCAACACGCTGTTCGAAGGATGCGGCGGCTGGGGAACCCTCCAGGTTGAATCGCACGACTATTATGACGATCCATCGCCATGGTGGAACTCGCTGGAACTGATCGCCAAGGAAGTGGCGCCACGGGTTAAACTGCCCGGCGCAAAAGCAGCGGTAGCGGAAAACATAGCCGCCTGA
- a CDS encoding TetR/AcrR family transcriptional regulator, translated as MVHADNGRTRILDSAATVLRQKGLAGAKLSEIAKGAGMLAPSIYHHFPSKDHLVEEVMMEGIYHNSRHIVARVEVLGPGARPLVRLRAAIVAHIDFLLSGDDYSSAVARVFDDLPDEMRRRVLAAYSSFDNYWRDLIVAAQADGSATAALDATVVRKFLIAMLESCSSWYRPGKLGPAQIAEQAADLLLHGFANSNSDAV; from the coding sequence ATGGTACACGCAGATAATGGCCGAACGCGGATTCTCGATTCCGCGGCGACAGTCCTCCGGCAAAAGGGGCTGGCTGGCGCAAAACTGAGCGAGATCGCCAAGGGCGCCGGGATGTTGGCGCCCAGCATCTATCATCATTTTCCGTCCAAGGATCATCTGGTCGAGGAAGTGATGATGGAAGGCATTTATCACAACAGCCGCCATATTGTGGCCCGCGTCGAAGTCCTGGGACCAGGTGCGCGCCCTTTGGTACGCCTCAGGGCCGCGATCGTGGCGCATATCGACTTCCTGCTGTCCGGTGACGATTATTCCTCCGCCGTTGCGCGCGTGTTCGACGACCTGCCGGACGAAATGCGGCGGCGGGTGTTGGCCGCCTATTCCAGCTTCGACAATTATTGGCGCGACCTCATCGTCGCGGCCCAAGCGGACGGTAGCGCGACTGCGGCGCTCGATGCGACCGTGGTCAGGAAGTTCCTGATCGCCATGCTGGAATCTTGCTCTTCCTGGTATCGTCCGGGCAAATTAGGGCCAGCCCAAATCGCGGAACAGGCGGCGGACCTGTTGCTGCACGGATTTGCCAATAGCAATTCTGACGCTGTTTAA
- a CDS encoding SMP-30/gluconolactonase/LRE family protein: MMEGEGWRCLWDAKAILGESTVWDERDGCIYWVDIEAPSINWFHLDSGQTGRWAAPAWISAIAPRASGGFIASCADGFAHADPHRQIYAPFIHPIPNPRIARLNDGVTDRQGRYWSGSCDSSQWDESTTTDDKESTLGNLDVRNTGELYRLDADGSVSTQERNIVTANGPAFSPDGRTAYVNDSMPLVSWAYDVSDDGILSNRRDFLNFKPEDGYPDGMAVDVDGCIWMAFYESWVLRRFAPDATLLEERRLPVRRGLRPAFGGSDCSRLFLITGSQGFSAETFAKQPLAGGLFEILNPPAPGVPNCAYAG; this comes from the coding sequence ATGATGGAAGGTGAAGGCTGGCGTTGCCTGTGGGATGCCAAGGCCATATTGGGCGAAAGCACGGTCTGGGACGAGCGGGACGGCTGCATCTACTGGGTCGATATCGAAGCACCCAGCATCAACTGGTTTCATCTGGACAGCGGCCAGACCGGACGCTGGGCCGCCCCAGCCTGGATCAGCGCGATCGCGCCGCGCGCCAGTGGCGGATTCATTGCCTCCTGCGCCGACGGCTTCGCGCATGCAGATCCCCACAGGCAGATCTATGCGCCATTCATCCATCCGATACCCAATCCCAGGATTGCGCGGCTCAACGATGGCGTCACTGATCGTCAAGGTCGCTACTGGTCCGGCTCCTGCGATTCCAGCCAGTGGGACGAAAGCACCACGACGGACGATAAGGAAAGCACGCTCGGCAATCTGGACGTGCGCAACACCGGCGAACTTTATCGGCTCGACGCGGATGGCAGCGTCAGCACGCAGGAGCGCAATATCGTGACGGCCAATGGACCGGCGTTCAGCCCGGATGGCCGGACCGCCTATGTGAACGATTCCATGCCGCTGGTCAGCTGGGCTTATGATGTTTCGGACGACGGCATCTTGTCGAACCGGCGCGACTTCCTGAACTTCAAGCCGGAGGATGGCTATCCCGATGGCATGGCGGTGGATGTCGATGGCTGTATCTGGATGGCCTTCTATGAAAGCTGGGTGTTGCGGCGGTTCGCGCCGGACGCGACTTTGCTGGAGGAACGACGCTTGCCCGTGCGCCGGGGGCTTCGCCCGGCCTTCGGCGGCAGCGACTGTTCGCGATTGTTCCTGATTACCGGATCGCAAGGTTTTTCAGCAGAAACATTCGCGAAACAGCCTCTTGCGGGGGGATTATTCGAGATACTGAACCCGCCCGCACCCGGCGTGCCTAACTGCGCTTATGCCGGATAA
- a CDS encoding crotonase/enoyl-CoA hydratase family protein, with translation MNMEDAAQPVLYEVRDGTAWITLNRPEKRNALSEPLQERLSALLWEADEDNRVHAIVLKAAGPDFCSGYDLQKYDQPIPGQIDHKRGRAKFDDDSWHQEKAQRLRMALFDMHKPVIAQVHGRCLAGGTDLALLCDMVICADDALFGFPPARSQGSLPSHMWLYLVGPQWAKRLLLTGDSIRGSDAARIGLALKAVPADQLDAEVAALATRLAQIDTDLLSANKRIVNIGLELMGARTLQRMAAEMDARGHLAASRTRFNDTVRNEGLKEAVRQRDEPFGDPVVKL, from the coding sequence ATGAACATGGAAGATGCTGCGCAGCCGGTGCTGTACGAAGTCCGTGACGGTACGGCCTGGATCACCCTCAATCGACCCGAAAAGCGCAATGCGCTAAGCGAGCCATTGCAGGAGCGGCTGAGTGCCCTGCTATGGGAGGCGGACGAGGATAATCGCGTCCATGCCATCGTTCTGAAGGCGGCTGGGCCGGATTTCTGTTCCGGCTATGACCTTCAAAAATACGACCAGCCGATACCAGGACAGATCGATCACAAGCGCGGTCGTGCGAAATTCGACGACGATAGCTGGCATCAGGAAAAGGCGCAGCGGCTCCGCATGGCGCTGTTCGACATGCACAAGCCCGTCATCGCCCAAGTCCATGGCCGTTGCCTGGCGGGCGGGACTGACCTGGCTCTGCTATGCGACATGGTGATCTGCGCGGATGACGCCTTGTTCGGCTTTCCCCCTGCTCGCTCGCAAGGGTCGCTCCCAAGCCATATGTGGCTGTATCTGGTGGGGCCGCAATGGGCCAAGCGGCTGCTGCTGACCGGGGATTCCATTCGGGGTAGCGATGCCGCCCGGATCGGGCTGGCGCTCAAGGCGGTTCCTGCCGACCAGCTGGATGCGGAAGTCGCCGCCCTGGCGACCCGGCTCGCGCAGATCGACACCGATCTTCTGAGCGCCAACAAGCGGATCGTCAATATCGGCCTGGAGCTGATGGGGGCACGCACCTTGCAGCGCATGGCTGCGGAAATGGATGCGCGCGGGCACCTCGCGGCCAGTCGCACGCGATTCAACGACACGGTACGGAACGAGGGTTTGAAGGAGGCGGTCCGCCAGCGCGACGAACCCTTTGGCGACCCGGTAGTCAAGCTATGA
- a CDS encoding LLM class flavin-dependent oxidoreductase: MDVGLGLTFQNLKDQVSDIEVFRHELSLAAGAEDRGFDSVWTPEHHFTGYMMTPNVPQFLSWVAAKTRRIKLGTTVTVLPWQNPVRIAESFLLLDQLSEGRAILGIGRGLGKGEFDGFQVPMGEARQRFREYAEALLEALETGVMEYDGKYLQQPRVELRPRPYASYRGRVFASAVSPESVKLMANLDVGLMVIAQKPWDRVAEDIASYRDRFFAMQGRPAPKPVVVAFVAVNEDAARAQEMRDKYLLEYARSTSSFYQFGNKEFEKIEGYEYYGALANSVEKHGIEKFNNFLADLQIWGRPEEVVEKMKAMVDRFEVGSFIVYTQFGDMPFDVGRDNYELFARKVLPHLKDIDVSAPIAAPSPLQSVA; this comes from the coding sequence ATGGATGTGGGTTTGGGGCTGACGTTCCAGAATCTGAAGGATCAGGTCAGCGATATAGAGGTTTTCCGGCACGAACTGTCACTGGCGGCGGGGGCGGAAGATCGTGGCTTCGACTCCGTCTGGACGCCAGAGCATCATTTTACAGGCTATATGATGACGCCCAACGTGCCCCAGTTCCTGTCCTGGGTCGCCGCCAAGACCAGGCGGATCAAGCTGGGCACGACCGTCACAGTGCTGCCGTGGCAGAACCCGGTCCGCATCGCCGAAAGCTTCCTCCTGCTCGACCAGTTGTCCGAAGGTCGCGCTATTCTGGGCATTGGTCGCGGCTTGGGCAAAGGTGAGTTTGACGGGTTTCAGGTCCCGATGGGCGAAGCGCGTCAGCGATTTCGCGAATATGCCGAAGCGCTGCTGGAAGCGCTGGAAACCGGCGTCATGGAATATGACGGCAAATATCTGCAACAGCCACGCGTCGAACTGCGCCCGCGCCCTTATGCCAGCTATCGCGGCCGCGTGTTCGCCTCGGCCGTATCGCCTGAGTCGGTCAAGCTGATGGCCAACCTGGATGTCGGCTTGATGGTCATTGCCCAGAAGCCCTGGGACCGGGTGGCGGAAGATATCGCCAGCTATCGCGACCGATTCTTCGCCATGCAAGGACGACCGGCGCCAAAGCCCGTCGTCGTCGCTTTCGTCGCGGTCAATGAAGATGCGGCCAGGGCGCAGGAGATGCGCGACAAATATCTGCTCGAATATGCCCGATCGACATCCTCCTTCTACCAGTTTGGGAACAAGGAATTCGAGAAGATCGAAGGCTATGAATATTATGGCGCGCTGGCCAACAGCGTGGAGAAACATGGTATCGAAAAATTCAATAATTTCCTCGCTGACCTCCAGATCTGGGGGCGTCCAGAGGAGGTTGTGGAAAAGATGAAGGCGATGGTCGATCGCTTCGAGGTCGGCAGCTTCATCGTCTATACCCAGTTTGGCGACATGCCCTTCGATGTCGGTCGCGACAATTATGAGCTTTTCGCGCGCAAGGTTCTGCCGCATTTGAAGGACATCGACGTTTCTGCGCCAATCGCAGCACCTTCCCCGCTGCAATCGGTGGCCTGA